GGTCATTCAAGTCCAGGCGGGGATGCTCGGTCAGTTGCAGGAAGTGTCCGCTGACAAGAGCAGATTGATCGCTACGGCCCTCGGCCTGACGGTAGTCGGCGACATGGCGTTCAAGAGTGCGCAGGGCCAGTTGCTTGCCGGTTTCGCGCTCGGTGAACTGGCCGGGAAAGTGATAATCCTCCAGCACCGGGCGCTGTTCGCTTTCGGCGCGACTTTGCAGCGCCAGCCGGGGTTTGCTGAAGTCGTAATCACGCCGTGTGACCACGCTGGTGCGGGTTTCAACTCGTACGGTGAAACGCTTGATCGCCGGTGCCGCCGCAGCCATGCCACTGCCCGGCAGATAAAGCGTCGGCTCGGCCAGACGCGGGAACACCGTTTGATCGTCGCCGAACACCAACAGATGCCCGTTCGGGCTGTGCTGAAAGTGGAAATGAATGCCGACTTCGGCACACAGCCGCTGAATGAACGCCAGATCGCTCTCGGCGTACTGCACGCAATATTCGCGGGGCGGGTAGTCGCTGCCGAGGCGAAATTCGAAGGCGTCGCGCAGGATCGCGTGATCCTTGAGGATCTGCGTCACGATCTGCGGCACGCTTTGGTGCTGGAAGATCCGCTGATTGATCCGATGGCCGAGATAAGCCAGGCGCGGAACAAGACTGACGTGATAGCGGGTCAGACGCTTGCCGGAATCCCCCTGCCCGACCCGATAGATCTGACCGTGAATACCGGAACCATCTTCATCTAAACTTAGAAACGCCTGACAGTGCAGCAGGCTTTCCAGATCCAGGTCCGGCCGTTCACTGACCAGCTCCAGGTCAAAGCGGAAGGGTTGGCTGATGGCTTCCTTGCCCGTGAACTCAAGGACTTTGAGGTCAAACTGGGCGCCTTCGACGGTCAACGTGAAACGCGGTTGATTGGCAGGCGCGAACATCCGATGTCTCTCTGCAGATGGAGGGCGGGCGATTCTGCATGAGGGACAAGGGGTGCAGGTTGGGTGACTGAAAAATCAGATTTCCCCTACTCAAAACTTCGATTTGGCCTTCAACAATCAACGCTTTTAACTACAGACACATCCGTCAGAAATATCGCAGAACCCTGTGGGAGCTGGCTTGCCAGCGATGAGGTCGACACATCCAGCATTCAGGGCGACTGACGCATCGCCATCGCTGGCAAGCCAGCTCCCACAGGGGTTCCAGCGCTCATCAGAAATTGAAGGCAATAAAAAACGGCCCGCTTCCTATAGGAAACGGGCCGTTCTTTTGTGAGCCTCAGCTCATTCCCATCACTTGTTCAGATGGAAATCCTTCTCTGCCGCTTCAAAGCGCTGAACCATGCCGGCGCTCGGCTGGCCCAGCAGGCTGACGAAGTAGATCGCCAGGCTGGCGAAGATAAAGCCCGGGATGATTTCGTACAGGCCCAGCACTTCGAAGTGTTTCCACACGATCACGGTGATCGCGCCGACCAGGATGCCGGCCAGTGCGCCGTCGCGAGTCATTTTCTTCCAGATCACCGAGATCAGCACAACCGGACCGAAGGCTGCACCGAAACCGGCCCAGGCGTAGGACACCAGACCCAGCACGCGGTTTTCCGGGTTGGCCGCCATTGCGATAGCGATCAGTGCAACCAGCAACACCATGGCACGACCGACCCACACCAGCTCGACTTGCGAGGCGGATTTACGCAGGAAGGTTTTGTAGAAGTCTTCGGTCAGGGCGCTGGAGCACACCAGCAACTGGCAGCTCAGGGTGCTCATCACTGCCGCCAGAATGGCCGACAGCAGGATACCGGCGATCCACGGGTTGAAGAGGATCTTCGCCAGCTCGATGAACACACGCTCGTGGTTCTCGGTCACCGGCATTGCCACATCCGGGTTGGCCGAGAAGTAAGCGATACCGAAGAAACCCACGGCCACGGTGCCACCCAGGCACAGGATCATCCAGGTCATGGAGATGCGACGGGCGTTGGCGATGGATTTCACCGAGTCAGCGGCCATGAAGCGCGCCAGGATGTGCGGCTGACCGAAGTAACCCAGGCCCCAGCCCATCAGCGAGATGATGCCGATGAAAGTGGTGCCTTTAAGCATGTCGAAGTTGCCAGGATCGTTGGCTTCGATGGCCAGGAACGTGGTGTCGACACCGCCGGTGGCCAGCAACACGATGATCGGCGTCAGGATCAGCGCGAAGATCATCAGGGTAGCTTGCACCGTATCGGTCCAACTCACCGCTAGGAAACCGCCAACGAAGGTGTAGGCAATCGTCGCCGCAGCGCCGGCCCACAGTGCAGTCTCGTAGGACATGCCGAAAGTGCTTTCGAACAGACGGGCACCGGCAACGATGCCGGAAGCGCAGTAGATGGTGAAGAACACCAGAATCACCACCGCCGAAATGATCCGCAGCAGGCCGCTTTTGTCTTCGAAACGGCTGGAAAAGTAGTCCGGCAGGGTCAGCGCATCGCCGTTGTGCTCGGTTTGAACACGCAGACGGCCGGCGACGAACAGCCAGTTCAGGTAAGCACCGACGATCAGGCCGATGGCGATCCAGCTTTCGGACAGACCGGACATGTAGATGGCGCCCGGCAGGCCCATCAGCAACCAGCCGCTCATATCGGAAGCGCCGGCAGACAGTGCGGTCACCACGCTGCCCAGGCTGCGGCCGCCCAGAATGTAGTCGGAAAGGTTGTTGGTGGAGCGATAGGCCATGAAGCCGATCAGCACCATTGCTGCGATGTAGATCACGAACGTGATCAGGGTTGGATTGCTTGCGCTCATTACGTACGTGCCCTGGCTTTGTTTTTATGTAGCGGCGGCGGTTGCACCGATTGCAGACTGACGTCTGACAGACGATTCGCACGGCCGCGCATTTATGACCAATGTTTCCCCAGGAAAGCCATTGGCCGGCACACCGGGTTATCCCGGTTGCACCTTGGGCGCGAATCCTATGCAACAAAGCAAAACAGGTGCAACCAGTTTCTTGAGAATTAGTTGCACCTACGTGGATTTTTCGACTACAAACCGCCGATTTTGCACCGTTCCGGCGCAGTGACACCCAGCCATCTACCTTGAAAGCACCCATCTAGAGCAATCTTCGCGAAGCTGAAATTTATTCCTGACAAGCTGCCGAATATTCCGACAAAAAAAGGGTTGCACCCGGTTGCACCTCTTTCAGCTCACGGCTAATCTTGCCGCCAGCTGTTGTCGCGCAACTGCGGCACCTATGAGGATAAAAATATGGCTACCACCACCCTTGGGGTCAAACTTGACGACCCGACCCGCGAGCGCCTGAAGGCTGCCGCAACCTCGATTGATCGCACGCCGCACTGGCTGATCAAGCAGGCAATTTTCAATTACCTGGAAAAACTCGAGGGTGGTGCAACCCTGACCGAGCTGAACGGTTTGACCGCCAAGGACGCCGATGAGGCGGGCGAAGTCCACACCGATCACGCCCACCAATGTTTCCTCGAATTCGCCGAAAGCATCCTGCCGCAATCGGTACTGCGCGCCTCGATCACCGCCGCTTACCGTCGCCCCGAGCCGGAAGTGGTGCCAATGCTGATCGAGCAAGCTCGCCTGCCGGCGCCAATGGCCGAAGCCACCAACAAACTCGCAGCCTCCATTGCTGAAAAACTGCGTAACCAGAAGAGTGCCGGCGGTCGTGCAGGCATTGTTCAGGGTTTGTTGCAGGAATTTTCCCTGTCGTCCCAGGAAGGCGTAGCACTGATGTGCCTGGCCGAAGCGCTGCTGCGTATCCCGGACAAAGGCACTCGCGATGCGCTGATCCGCGACAAGATCAGCACCGGTAACTGGCAACCACACCTGGGCAACAGCCCGTCGCTGTTCGTCAACGCGGCGACCTGGGGCCTGCTGCTGACCGGCAAACTGGTCTCCACCCACAACGAAGCCGGCCTGACTTCGTCCTTGAGCCGCATCATCGGCAAGAGCGGCGAGCCGATGATCCGCAAGGGCGTCGACATGGCCATGCGCCTGATGGGCGAGCAGTTCGTGACCGGCGAAACCATCGCCGAAGCACTGGCCAATGCGAGCAAGTTCGAAGCCAAGGGTTTCCGTTATTCCTACGACATGCTCGGTGAAGCGGCGCTGACCGAACACGACGCCCAGAAGTACCTGGCCTCGTACGAACAAGCCATTCACTCGATCGGCAAAGCCTCCCACGGCCGTGGGATTTATGAAGGCCCGGGCATTTCGATCAAACTGTCGGCCCTGCACCCGCGCTACAGCCGTGCCCAGTACGAGCGCGTGATGGACGAGTTGTACCCGCGCCTGCTGTCGCTGACTCTGCTGGCCAAGCAATACGACATCGGCCTGAACATCGACGCCGAAGAAGCCGACCGCCTGGAGCTGTCGCTGGATCTGCTTGAGCGCCTGTGCTTCGAACCGCAACTGACCGGCTGGAACGGCATCGGTTTCGTGATCCAGGCCTACCAAAAGCGTTGCCCGTACGTGATCGACTACGTGATCGACCTGGCTCGCCGCAGCCGTCATCGTCTGATGATCCGTCTGGTGAAAGGCGCGTACTGGGACAGCGAAATCAAGCGCGCCCAGGTCGAAGGCCTGGAAGGCTATCCGGTCTACACCCGCAAGGTGTACACCGACGTTTCCTACATCGCCTGCGCCCGCAAACTGCTGTCGGTGCCGGAAGTCATCTACCCGCAGTTCGCCACGCACAACGCCCACACTCTGTCGGCGATTTATCACATTGCCGGTCAGAACTATTACCCGGGCCAGTACGAATTCCAGTGCCTGCACGGCATGGGCGAACCGTTGTACGAGCAGGTTGTAGGCAAAGTCTCCGAAGGCAAGTTGAACCGTCCGTGCCGCGTGTACGCTCCGGTCGGCACTCACGAAACCTTGCTGGCGTACCTCGTACGTCGTCTGCTGGAAAACGGCGCCAACACCTCGTTCGTCAACCGCATCGCCGACCAGTCGATTTCAATTCAGGAACTGGTGGCCGATCCAGTTGCGCAGATTGAGCAGATGGCAACCGTGGAAGGTGGTTTCGGCCTGCCGCACCCGCGCATTCCGCTGCCGCGCGACCTTTATGGTTCCGAGCGCGCCAACTCCAGCGGCATCGACATGGCCAACGAACATCGTCTGGCATCGCTGTCCTGCGCACTGCTGGCCACCGCGCACAACCACTGGAAAGCCGCGCCGATGCTCGGTTGCGCCTCCAGCAACGAAGCACCGGCACCAGTCCTGAACCCGTCCGATCTGCGTGACGTGGTCGGCCATGTGCAGGAAGCCACCGTTGAAGACGTCGACAACGCCATTCAATGCGCCCTGAACGCCGCGCCAATTTGGCAGGCCACCCCGCCGGCCGAACGCGCCGCGATTCTGGAACGCGCCGCCGACTTGATGGAAGGCGAGATTCAGCCGCTGATGGGCCTGTTGGCTCGCGAGGCCGGCAAGACCTTCGCCAACGCCATCGCCGAAGTCCGCGAGGCCGTCGACTTCCTGCGTTATTACGCGGTGCAGGCTCGCAACGATTTCAGCAATGACGCCCACCGCCCATTGGGCCCAGTGGTCTGCATCAGCCCGTGGAACTTCCCGCTGGCGATCTTCAGCGGTCAAGTCGCCGCCGCACTGGCCGCCGGTAACCCGGTCCTGGCCAAACCGGCCGAACAAACTCCGCTGGTGGCTGCACAAGCCGTACGCCTGCTGCTCGAGGCCGGGATCCCGGAAGGCGTGCTGCAACTGCTGCCGGGTCGCGGTGAAACCGTCGGCGCTGGTCTGGTGGGCGATGAGCGTGTCAAGGGCGTGATGTTCACCGGCTCCACCGAAGTCGCGCGTCTGCTGCAACGCAACATTGCCGGTCGTCTCGACAACCAGGGCCGTCCAATCCCGCTGATCGCCGAAACTGGTGGCCAGAACGCGATGATCGTCGACTCTTCGGCACTGACCGAACAAGTGGTAATCGACGTTGTGTCGTCGGCCTTCGACAGCGCCGGTCAGCGTTGCTCGGCTCTGCGCGTCCTGTGCCTGCAGGAAGATTCCGCTGATCGCGTCATCGAAATGCTTAAAGGTGCGATGGCTGAAAGCCGTCTCGGCAACCCGGAGCGCCTGTCCGTGGACATCGGCCCGGTGATCGACGCCGAAGCCAAGGCCGGCATCGAGAAACACATCCAGGGCATGCGCGACAAAGGTCGCAACGTGTACCAGGTGGCCATCGCCGATGCCGAGGAAGTCAAACGCGGCACCTTCGTCATGCCGACCCTGATCGAACTGGAAAGCTTCGACGAGCTGCAACGCGAGATCTTCGGCCCGGTGCTGCACGTGGTGCGCTACAAGCGTAAAGAGATCGACCAGTTGATCGCCCAGATCAACGCCTCCGGTTACGGCCTGACCCTCGGCGTGCACACCCGCATCGACGAGACCATCGCCAAGGTGATCGACAACGTCAACGCCGGTAACGTCTACGTCAACCGCAACATCGTGGGTGCCGTGGTCGGTGTTCAGCCGTTCGGTGGCGAAGGCCTGTCGGGGACCGGTCCGAAGGCCGGTGGCCCGCTGTACCTGTACCGCCTGCTGTCGACGCGTCCTACCGATGCCATCGAACAATCCTTCGCTCGCGGTGATGCTGCCGTGGCGCCGGACGTTCGTCTGCGCGATGCCCTGAGCAAACCGCTGGTTGCCCTGAAAGCCTGGGCCGACAGCAACAAGTTCGCCGACCTGAGCACGCTGTGCGTGCAATACGCAGCCCAGTCGCAAAGCGGCATCACCCGCGTGCTGGCCGGCCCGACCGGCGAGAAGAACAGCTACGCGATCCTGCCGCGCGAGCACGTGCTGTGCCTGGCGGACATCGAAGGTGACCTGCTGACCCAACTCGCGGCAGTACTGGCAGTGGGCGGTTCGGCGGTCTGGCCGGAATCCGACACCAGCAAGGCATTGTTCGCACGCCTGCCGAAAGAGATTCAGGCGCGGATCAAACTGGTTTCCGACTGGAACAAGGACGACGTGGTGTTTGATGCAGTTCTGCATCACGGCCATTCCGACCAGTTGCGTGCGGTCTGCCAGCAGATTGCCAAGCGTGCCGGTGCCATCGTTGGGGTTCAGGGCTTGTCCCAGGGCGAGACCAACATTGCGCTGGAGCGCCTGGTGATCGAGCGCGCGCTGAGCGTCAACACTGCGGCAGCGGGTGGTAACGCCAGCCTGATGACCATCGGTTAATCAGCGACTCTGCCGGCAACATAAAAAATGGGCGCCCTCACCGGCGCCCATTTTTTTGGCCTCTCCATCACCGTTATCAATCTTCCTGTTCAGCCTTTATTCGCACGCCTAGACTCGGTCCATTCCAAAAAAAGGTAGGCCGCCATGTCCGAGACGCTGCTCAGTTCCCGCAATCTGGCTTTCGAGCTGTACGAAGTCCTCGATGCCGAGGGCCTGACCCGGCGCGAGCGGTTTGCCGAGCACAACCGCGAAACCTTCGATGCCGCCATCGGCACGGCGCGCAACATCGCCGAGAAGTACTTCGCACCGCACAACCGCAAGGGCGACGAGAACGAGCCGCGCTACGAGAACGGTCAGGCGATTCTGATTCCCGAAGTGAAACCGGCGGTGGATGCCTTCCTCGAAGCCGGATTCCTCAACGCCGCGCGCAGTTTCGACGCTGGCGGCATGCAACTTCCTACATTGCTGTCCCAGGCCTGCTTCGCCCACTTCCAGTCGGCCAACGCTGCGTCGACCTCGTACCCGTTCCTGACCATGGGTGCCGCCAACCTGATCGAAAGTTTCGGCACCGACGAGCAGAAGCAACGCTTCCTGCAACCGATGATCGACGGTCGCTTCTTCGGCACCATGGCCCTGACCGAACCCCATGCCGGTTCGTCGCTGTCGGATATTCGTACCCGCGCGGAACCTGCGTCCGACGGTACTTATCGCCTCAAGGGCAACAAGATCTTCATTTCCGGCGGCGATCACCCGCTCTCGGAGAACATCGTGCACATGGTGCTGGCGAAACTGCCGGATGCGCCGGCCGGGGTGAAGGGGATTTCGCTGTTTATCGTGCCCAAGTTCCTGGTCAACGATGACGGCAGTCTCGGCAAGCGCAATGACGTGCTGCTGGCCGGGTTGTTCCACAAGATGGGCTGGCGCGGAACGACCTCGACCGCGCTGAACTTCGGCGATAACGGCGATTGTGTCGGCTATCTGGTGGGCAAGCCGCATCACGGTTTGAGCTACATGTTCCAGATGATGAACGAGGCGCGGATTGGCGTCGGCATGGGCGCGGTGATGCTCGGTTACGCCGGTTACCTGTACTCGTTGGAGTACGCCCGCGAACGTCCACAGGGCCGGGTGCCGGACAGCAAGGACCCGACGACGGCGCCGGTGGCGATCATTCAGCACGCGGACGTCAGACGCATGCTGCTGACGCAGAAATCCTACGTCGAAGG
The sequence above is a segment of the Pseudomonas sp. HS6 genome. Coding sequences within it:
- the putP gene encoding sodium/proline symporter PutP: MSASNPTLITFVIYIAAMVLIGFMAYRSTNNLSDYILGGRSLGSVVTALSAGASDMSGWLLMGLPGAIYMSGLSESWIAIGLIVGAYLNWLFVAGRLRVQTEHNGDALTLPDYFSSRFEDKSGLLRIISAVVILVFFTIYCASGIVAGARLFESTFGMSYETALWAGAAATIAYTFVGGFLAVSWTDTVQATLMIFALILTPIIVLLATGGVDTTFLAIEANDPGNFDMLKGTTFIGIISLMGWGLGYFGQPHILARFMAADSVKSIANARRISMTWMILCLGGTVAVGFFGIAYFSANPDVAMPVTENHERVFIELAKILFNPWIAGILLSAILAAVMSTLSCQLLVCSSALTEDFYKTFLRKSASQVELVWVGRAMVLLVALIAIAMAANPENRVLGLVSYAWAGFGAAFGPVVLISVIWKKMTRDGALAGILVGAITVIVWKHFEVLGLYEIIPGFIFASLAIYFVSLLGQPSAGMVQRFEAAEKDFHLNK
- a CDS encoding acyl-CoA dehydrogenase — encoded protein: MSETLLSSRNLAFELYEVLDAEGLTRRERFAEHNRETFDAAIGTARNIAEKYFAPHNRKGDENEPRYENGQAILIPEVKPAVDAFLEAGFLNAARSFDAGGMQLPTLLSQACFAHFQSANAASTSYPFLTMGAANLIESFGTDEQKQRFLQPMIDGRFFGTMALTEPHAGSSLSDIRTRAEPASDGTYRLKGNKIFISGGDHPLSENIVHMVLAKLPDAPAGVKGISLFIVPKFLVNDDGSLGKRNDVLLAGLFHKMGWRGTTSTALNFGDNGDCVGYLVGKPHHGLSYMFQMMNEARIGVGMGAVMLGYAGYLYSLEYARERPQGRVPDSKDPTTAPVAIIQHADVRRMLLTQKSYVEGAFDLGLYAARLFDDTTTLETEAERKQAHELLDLLTPIVKSWPSEFCLKANEMAIQILGGHGYTREYPVEQYYRDNRLNPIHEGTHGIQSLDLLGRKLAQNGGAGLKQLIRLIADTAERAVAYESLTALREPLEKLVARLQSVTIGLLTDLAQGKVNSSLANSALYLKVFGHTVIGWRWLEQAIRAEEGLAKGNAADVDFYKGKLQAARYFLTWEVPGCQHELALLEARDDTCLAMQDAWF
- the putA gene encoding trifunctional transcriptional regulator/proline dehydrogenase/L-glutamate gamma-semialdehyde dehydrogenase yields the protein MATTTLGVKLDDPTRERLKAAATSIDRTPHWLIKQAIFNYLEKLEGGATLTELNGLTAKDADEAGEVHTDHAHQCFLEFAESILPQSVLRASITAAYRRPEPEVVPMLIEQARLPAPMAEATNKLAASIAEKLRNQKSAGGRAGIVQGLLQEFSLSSQEGVALMCLAEALLRIPDKGTRDALIRDKISTGNWQPHLGNSPSLFVNAATWGLLLTGKLVSTHNEAGLTSSLSRIIGKSGEPMIRKGVDMAMRLMGEQFVTGETIAEALANASKFEAKGFRYSYDMLGEAALTEHDAQKYLASYEQAIHSIGKASHGRGIYEGPGISIKLSALHPRYSRAQYERVMDELYPRLLSLTLLAKQYDIGLNIDAEEADRLELSLDLLERLCFEPQLTGWNGIGFVIQAYQKRCPYVIDYVIDLARRSRHRLMIRLVKGAYWDSEIKRAQVEGLEGYPVYTRKVYTDVSYIACARKLLSVPEVIYPQFATHNAHTLSAIYHIAGQNYYPGQYEFQCLHGMGEPLYEQVVGKVSEGKLNRPCRVYAPVGTHETLLAYLVRRLLENGANTSFVNRIADQSISIQELVADPVAQIEQMATVEGGFGLPHPRIPLPRDLYGSERANSSGIDMANEHRLASLSCALLATAHNHWKAAPMLGCASSNEAPAPVLNPSDLRDVVGHVQEATVEDVDNAIQCALNAAPIWQATPPAERAAILERAADLMEGEIQPLMGLLAREAGKTFANAIAEVREAVDFLRYYAVQARNDFSNDAHRPLGPVVCISPWNFPLAIFSGQVAAALAAGNPVLAKPAEQTPLVAAQAVRLLLEAGIPEGVLQLLPGRGETVGAGLVGDERVKGVMFTGSTEVARLLQRNIAGRLDNQGRPIPLIAETGGQNAMIVDSSALTEQVVIDVVSSAFDSAGQRCSALRVLCLQEDSADRVIEMLKGAMAESRLGNPERLSVDIGPVIDAEAKAGIEKHIQGMRDKGRNVYQVAIADAEEVKRGTFVMPTLIELESFDELQREIFGPVLHVVRYKRKEIDQLIAQINASGYGLTLGVHTRIDETIAKVIDNVNAGNVYVNRNIVGAVVGVQPFGGEGLSGTGPKAGGPLYLYRLLSTRPTDAIEQSFARGDAAVAPDVRLRDALSKPLVALKAWADSNKFADLSTLCVQYAAQSQSGITRVLAGPTGEKNSYAILPREHVLCLADIEGDLLTQLAAVLAVGGSAVWPESDTSKALFARLPKEIQARIKLVSDWNKDDVVFDAVLHHGHSDQLRAVCQQIAKRAGAIVGVQGLSQGETNIALERLVIERALSVNTAAAGGNASLMTIG